In the genome of Harmonia axyridis chromosome 4, icHarAxyr1.1, whole genome shotgun sequence, the window ACTTTCATCAGCACTTGAGAAGTCATAATGGGACTGTTCATACTTGTCCCGATTGTTCCTATACAACAAGATTTCTGTCAGATTTCAATATACATTTAAGGGTGCATTCTAATGAACACCCATTTAAATGCACTTTTAAAGATTGTGGAAAAACATTTGGACAGAATAGTTCACTCAAAAAGCATGAGAATGACCATTTTAAAATacgaaaattttcatgtgaatTATGTAGTTACAAAACGTCAAGGTTTACTGATTTATCTAGACACCAGAAAGTACATAGAGCGAGTAGGCTATTTGATTGTAAAATTTGTGGAAGATTTTTTGTTAGACAACTCAGACTCACCAGACATATGAAAAAGATGCATCCAGAATTATAAATCGTCAAATGTGGTCAGACTTAGATATTTCAATCTATTTTACCAGTATAATCGTCAGATGTTTTGATTAGAGTATATGTTTTCAATACGAAAATTCAAACTTAAGTGTAACTAAAAATGTTGCTCAATAAACTTTCATTTTAGATAAATTTATTCCGAGAATCGTAACGGAGATCTTATTGTTTATTTGTTGTCCCCTCACCTAGtgaaattgaaaaaggaatgaataattcaattaacTATCCAATCTATAGAACTAAAGTTGTATTGCCAGAAATTATTTATCCTTTTATAactgataaaataataattttatgaagaattaaTTCATTCTATTCATCTTCATCCTTTATTCACTTTTTTCCCACACTTTGGACAAATTCTGTAGTGTTCTATGGTGTTAGGTCACTAGAACTACACTACATTAGGAGTAGGTAATTTAATTGACACTGGAAAATGTCATTATATTTAACCTTAATACTACTATCTGTAAAGAAATAATGACTTTACtacattaatataataatattatataataaaagACCTATCAGATTGTTATCTAGGTCTAAGATATAATTGTAACTATTTACTAAACGAGCATTTGGTTCGTTGTCTTATATCCTTCATAAACTTGTTTATCTTCAAGCTAACATGACGCTAGAAATTGTTTATAGAATGGTAATTATTGCTGGCTTCCTTTCGTTGTTTCATTCTGCTTATTCAGCAGCTCAACGTGAGTaacttttcttatattttttcaatgaatgttCACGTTATAACTTTTTCAGATCGATCTTATTTGAGGTTGAATGAATTGGATTTTCTAGCACTACCTCTAGATGTaagtatttatttgttttgatttttcaatttacgTTTAAACTCTCCTTTTCAGATTAGTTTACAGGCTATATTCAGTTTATATGTAATTGTTTATGGTGTTCTCCAAATATCTGGTAATTTCAAAGAAATCAAGGCATCCGCAGAATTAGATAACAAGTCTTGGGGAACATTCAAGAACATACCAtctttttacatgttttgtcaTAGAGGTAAATCGTTTTCAGTTTATCATACTGCACAAAATCAACAACACATGGAAGTTGAATAAGCAAGTGCAaattataaactttatttaTTGATCAATATAGGTACGTTGTgttggtaaataatatacagTTGTCAACTATCCCTGTAATTTATTAAAGGATAGAAAGCAAGTTAAGTAGCTGTAAGCCCCCCTCttataaaaattgttatttcgatATACAATAACTCAGTTTTACTCTTATACCATTAAGATCCTATGTAAACACAAATATCTACCATTTATGATAATATGTAATATGAAACTAGAGTGCTTTTCTACTGTTATTTGGTGACTTCAGAATGGTTGAGTAATTAGTATTCCAAGGTGTAgttagaaaaaattaattttaatttcatatcTCATTTCACCAAAATAGACTAGTGGAAATACAAG includes:
- the LOC123679293 gene encoding ER membrane protein complex subunit 5, producing MTLEIVYRMVIIAGFLSLFHSAYSAAQHRSYLRLNELDFLALPLDISLQAIFSLYVIVYGVLQISGNFKEIKASAELDNKSWGTFKNIPSFYMFCHRGKSFSVYHTAQNQQHMEVE